A window from Cryobacterium sp. PAMC25264 encodes these proteins:
- a CDS encoding DUF1990 family protein yields the protein MRYPPKGHRPLERTVRLGSGEERFRAATTSLMTWGIQRGSGIEVTDLDAGTGVQYTGIVFTDDGTPAPNQEHPVNEATFAEDGTPFISNGMTGVLKIPNGPFTVAAPVRVVYVIDEADKIGFAYGTMRGHPQNGEEAFIVDRRPDDSVWLTIRSFSRPSTWYYRLAWPVLRFQQERYTRRYLRALHPVGMA from the coding sequence ATGCGCTACCCACCCAAGGGGCACCGGCCGCTCGAGCGCACTGTGCGCCTGGGCAGCGGCGAGGAACGCTTCCGTGCGGCGACCACGTCGCTGATGACCTGGGGCATCCAGCGCGGCAGCGGCATCGAGGTCACCGACCTGGACGCCGGCACCGGCGTGCAGTACACCGGCATCGTCTTCACCGACGACGGAACCCCGGCTCCCAACCAGGAACACCCGGTGAACGAGGCGACCTTCGCCGAGGACGGCACCCCCTTCATCAGCAACGGCATGACCGGAGTACTCAAGATCCCGAACGGCCCATTCACGGTCGCCGCACCGGTGCGCGTGGTCTACGTCATCGATGAGGCCGACAAGATCGGTTTCGCCTACGGCACCATGCGCGGCCACCCGCAGAACGGCGAGGAAGCGTTCATCGTCGACCGCCGCCCTGACGATTCCGTCTGGCTCACGATCCGCTCGTTCTCCCGGCCGAGCACCTGGTACTACCGCCTGGCCTGGCCGGTCCTGCGCTTCCAACAGGAACGCTACACACGCCGCTACCTCCGCGCCCTGCACCCCGTCGGGATGGCCTGA